ACAGAGGTGAACAATGTTCTATTTGTAAAGCAAATAGAACTCAAATaacttccatttttaaaaagattttgatttcattctttatgttttcatttttagtattgtattttttttactgttggatagagacagagaaattgaatgggaaggaatcactacctgtgaagttttcccccttcaagtgggaacCAGGACTTGGACCTGCATCACTGggaactgtaatgtatgtgcttaaccaagtgtgccactgcctggtcccttcacTTTTCTCTTTCTAGAAATTAAGTATAAATTGAAAGCACCCTGTAAGTCCATTTCTCAATTATCCTACATTGTTAGATTTTTACAAAGGCATATTTACAATCTCATccttagaatttttttattatctacaaTCTCTTCCttgaaatgttttattatctatatttaaataaatttaaattagaattaaattaaattaatttaaataaatattggatagaaacagccagaaagcgagagggaagggggagatagagaagaagagagatacctgcagcactgcttcaccactcgtgaagttccccccaccccataggtgggaactggggacttgaatccttgcacattatagcatgtgtgatcaactaggtgcgccaccaccagaccccttccctggaatttttttccttcaaataaaATCACTCAGAAATTCACTGTTTTTCCATTCAGTATTCAACTGTATGGCTGAGTAACTGCCATGGGATCCAGTTCCCTCAGTTCAGTGATGGGGAGACAAATCAGATTAATGGAGtttacaatagaaaaaaaaatatatatatatatatatgttgggctgcgccgtggagaagagagaggagatccgtaacgaagaagaaacacaaatctttatttgcgctggcacctcagagttgggtgagaaacaggttgggccacacggaggtagcgaaaatggccgcctcacacagtaacctttcctgtgtctaaacaccgaagtgaagcgccggcaagagagcgaggtgtggaagaagggattttatgggagtagctctcgcaaGAATGGGAAGCGGAGGAGTGACCACAATACTCCAGTGTAGGATaacaactcttgtgagaatgggaagggggaggagcaaccagagcaccGCAACCattgtggggaatagacaatgccctgagggcacaacatggtggaacaggtgctccgagaatgtcccaactctcacgggaactagcaatagcccgaggggacaacatggcagatgtgactgcgtctgcacaatttcccagcgtctccccctttccttttatctaatggccagggcaacagtctgtaaagtctatgaactactcagggtcagtctatgaaaaaccagaaaCGTGaatggaaggaagctgctgtaaaattgtctaaagtgtccaaagggtataccagcaagtccgatagaagtctcagtccaaagtaggtgactagggggagaaatggcaggggatgaaatgctgcatgaggaaggacAGCCGCTGGAatcctgcttttctgtagagagtgagctggaaccgccaaaacgtgacaggcaaagcagaagcaggaaaggcagacaggcagtagaaagttctgtccttggagtctgtgaatcaggttcttcagatcacatcaggtgacatctagggttttgggggggtctagttggtgatgtcagagtgtgcaagggtccagatgtttttttccgggattcctgtggaagaaacacaaacaatctgcttctcgtggttagcagggcatctgatttgaattttttatagaaaaagatgtttggtgccttagccaactgagtattgggggatgtatttttcctatttattattatttgtcatggtaatcagccgttatctggaaggtcctgggtgattcatggggaaaaagaacttatcttttaacaaagactctaaggtatagggaagcaggaactttttttttttttttttttagtatttatttatccgagaatgtcccaactcttgcaggaactagcaatagcccgaggggacaacatggcagatgtgactgcctctgcacaatttcccagcatattcATCTATGTATCTAGATGAATATGCCCTGATTGATCAAGGAGGACATTtgaaaagtaaataatttaaCTAGAGAACTATACCTAAGCAATCCTGAAGGGCAAATAGAGGATAACCTAGCTAAAATAAGAGAAAGGAGACTAAGTGAAAACAAGAAAAACCCAGGGGACAGACTGGTGAGCACATAAAGTAGAGCCCAAGCTGCCATGTCTGAGGATCCAGGCTTAAACCCCAggatcccacctgcaagagggtagCTTCATCTACAACAgcactgcagctgtctttctgtctctgctcctCTTTTTGCCTtaccctctgtcaaaaaaaaaaggggggggggagttgccaggagtggtggagtcctaGTACCAGTACTAACCCTGGTAACTACTAAGGGAGAAAGTTATGAAAATGGAGACAAGGAAAACCAATTTTTTATAACATAGGTGGAAAGATAATTACCTATGATAAACACTGAAAATGGCTTAAGGGGCTTTCTTTTTTGGACATTTTAAGTTAAAAGTGTTAATGTATGTGTTAATATATGCACAGATGTTCAGAAAGCCGATAAATAGGAGTTTGAAAGCTCACAGAAAGTCTAGGGAGTCATTAGCAAATGGGCAATAAGTTTGTTAGAATCTAgcatgccgaccagacttccctggacagacaacccaaccccagtgtcctggaggcctgcttccccagtctttccctactagggaaagagaggggcaggctgggagtatggattgacctgtgttgACATGttccccatgttcagcagggaagcaattacagaggccagaccttccaccttctgcatcccacaatgaccttgggtccatactcccagagggttaaggaataagaaagctatcaggggaggggatggggtacagagttctggtggtgggaattgtgtatagttgtacccctcttatcctatggtttagtcaatgtttcctttttataaataaaaaattaaaacaaaaaaagtttgttAGAACAAAGAGTCAAAGATAATCATTCTGGCAAATGCCTGTATTTTGAGTTAATGACattaaaaacataaacaaaaggTAGTTTCAGCATTGTGTAAATGAAAAATGGCTTCTGGAATTTAGATAAATAGAATGTCCTGTTGTTTAGAAAAATGAGGGTACTAAGAGTACATTCTGACCCCAAGCCATATATATTACAAATACTAAATGCTACATGCTCAAATTTTACAAAGGAATGTTCATGAAGACCAAAATAATATGAATCATCTATAACAATGAAAGATTTAAAAGGCTACTTTCCACaatctatttttaaagtataatgaAGTTATGCATCTATTGTCTCAGTAATTATTCCTCATAAtacatgttgggagtcaggcggtagcacagcaggttaagcaaatgtagtgcaaggaccagtataaggatcctggatgAAGCccccagcttcacaagtggtgaagcaggtctgcagatgactatctccccctccccaaccccccgtcttcccttccactctccatttctctgtcctatccaacaatgactacaacaataaaataataaggtcaacaaaagagaataatattaaaaaaatacatgttaaTATCCTAATACCAAAATACGTAACAGTTCACTGGTTAACACATATGCCTGGCCATGCACTCAGCCCAGGTTCAGGTTCTTACAGTGCAAGAAACATAAGCAAGCTCTAATGCCCTGGTGTCTTTCCTATCTCTTTCTgaatgaagtgttttttttttttttttgaggacagaggtcacaaaagtgaaaaaaaaatagaaaaatgaaaaggtcATCTTACTAACTGGCCAGATACTTACCTTCAttaattgccaacagggttattgctggggcttgatgccagtacTAGGAACCTCCTGTTCCAAGAGGCCCCCCacctattttttggataggacagcaagaaattgagaggtgaggggatgacatggaagacaactgcagacttgttccactgcttatgaagctccccaccccacacccacaagtggggagtaggggctcaaatccaggtcctccaACAcggtatgtgtgttcaaccaggtatggcaccacctggccccctgaactgGTCAGATACCTGCTATTATTGTTCACCTCCTTCTAGGGATCTAGGACTTTATTTCAGTTAATTTAAAAGCTGGTATTCACATAATCACTAGTTACCAAAGTTGCATGAAGTATTTTACTCAAAAAACTCAAGAAACTGGTTAGATACTGTCAAACTATGATGAAAAACCTATGCAGTCCACCAAATGTGTCAATTCCAGTACAAAGTGTTGATGAAACATCAAAGGACCTGCAAGCATTCCATTTCTGTCCATCACCACATGACTATACATACATGTCTCTAATACAGTAGTCTTTTGGCATTTCACACAGGATGACAAAATTGTCACCCAGATTtgttaaattcttatttattggatatggatagagaaaacaagagaaaagGGGTAGATGGAAACACCTGTGGCAttgttcataaagcttccccccctgcaagtggggacccaggcaCTTGCACATGAAGTAGGtataccactgcccggccccacagATTTGATGAATGCCTCAAATCTCCTACTCTAGGTTTAATAATTCACCTTCTAATTAGAAGCTGCATTTTCATTTACTATTATCCCCTTGAACTTCACCAAGAAACACTTTTATGAACGTAAAGTATATACCAAGGGACCTggcggtagcacaactggttgaacacaaattaccatgcccaaggacccaggttcaaactcccagttcccacctgcaagaagcccatgagaagtgaagcaggtctgtaggtatttctccctctcctttcaatttctcttctaaaaaaagatggccactaagagttggattccttgtgcagggaCTAAGTCTCAGATAGAtaagagataactctggtggtaaaatctaaaaatatatttttaataataaatacataaatgtttaCACCGATAAAGTCCCCACATTAGTAAATTCTGCACTACTTATTTCCTTTGACAGACTGAGTACATCAGTCTAGGGGACGTAAATACCTGGGGGCATGCCAGATGATAGAAATACAGCTCCATTATTTCCTTCAGGTTATATTCCAACTTTTCCCACAGGGAATCAGAGCTGGGGCTAAACCTCTAGAGCTGCTAACATTCAACACTATCATACAAAGAGGGTGGCTACCTCATTTGCAAGAGAAGGGAACCAGAATACAATTATTCCTGTCAAAATCATAAACATCTCCCAGGACTTTGAATGACCAACCAAATTTACCCCATGCCAATCAAGAGTTCTGATGAAACTAACACAATATGAGAAAGTCAATGAAAGATTTCACAAATAACTTGCACACCAGTCTGTAATTTTTAATGAGTATTAATGATCACATGGTACTCTTTCAAGTCTGATTGAGCTTAACAATGTTTAACAGTGACTTTATTAAATGAGTGAAAGTATTCAACATTAAGTTCTACTACATATTAACGTTTGCAAATACATTATTAGTAATTTGTAAATATTTCACACCAATCAACTTGAAGTAGGGAAAGCTTACTCTCAGCTTTTCTGAGGTGACATGAAACTTGAAAGAAGCCTATGACTTGAGTCCAGGTCTCTAACCAACAACAACTAAATCATCACTGGTGAACTCATATGAGGGAACTTCAAGGTTGAGCGGTGCAGGCCCCTTCCTGATTCTGCCAGATGCATCATAGTGTGACCCATGGCAAGGGCAGTAATAGCCACCAAAATCTCCTGCATTTGCAATGGGTACACAACCGAGAtgagtgcaaacacctatcaGGATAATCCATTCAGGCTTCTTTACTCGATCTAAGTCATGCTGTGGGTCCCTCAACTGGGACATTTCAACTGCAGCTTCTTGATCAATTTCCTTCTGGGTTCTGTGGCGCACAAATAGGGGTTTGCCTCTCCATTTGAAAGCCATGTTCTTGCCTTCTGGAATATCGGATAATTTGATTTCAATTTTTGACATAGCTAGCACATCAGCAGAAGCACTCATGCTGGAAACAAACTGGGAGACAACATTCTTGGCAGCATATGCAACACCCACTGTAGTTGTTGCAGTTACCAAATAGGAAAAACCTTTTCTTGCTTCACTGCTGTCTTTTGAAGACTTTGTACTATCTAACACTTCAGAACGACGATAGTCAGAGAAGTCAGGCACTCTGATGTCTGTATGGGAATACCGAACGGAAGCAGGGACTGTAAGACAAACAAAGGTTTAAAAACAATTAGAAAATAATCTGAAAGGGATACACATCAGGAAATAAGACTTGTATTGATTAAtaggcaaaataaaatttaaaaaaaaagtgaaaggtaGGACTCACTGGTCTTCTATTTCTAGTCAGCatttaaaactctaaaaatgaaatgaagtcaACCACTACCTGTCATACTGGTATGAAATCATAAAATATGTGTAAATCGACCTTCAACTTACTAAACACTACTGATTCTGAAGTCCTAAGTCAGTGCATTAAACTTTAAGTTAAACAGCAATATTTTAAGTCTCCAGTGGTCAgggtagtgacacacctagtagagtgtacacagtacagcaaggatccaggctcaactTCCCAGTCTCCACAtgtggggagggggaagcttcacaagcagttaaacagtgtctttttctccctctcccctctcaatagatgaggagaggggaggaaaaaatagctactaaatataaaaataatagcagTGACTTATTATTACCAAACTTagtataatattatttattacctGATGACAATGAAtaatctcaaaaagaaaaaaaaaagagaaaatagacaaCCTGACAAGACATACTATACACTTAATGCTAAATGCCTACCATATTTTCTGACCAGAGTAGACTCTGAAACTTCACCTGGTTCACATAATAAGGTGATGTAATCATTTCATTAAACTAAATGTCTACCTTTTTACCTCTCTGAAAGACTTATGCTTTTCTGGGTCTGGGTGCCCACAAGTTATTATGCAGGAGGACTCTGGTTCAACTctctgatcccacctgcaggaagaaagcttcttaAGCTCGCAGCTGTAACTTTCTTTAATCCCTTGctctaaaagaaaggaaaaaggtgtgtgtgtgtgtgagagagagagagaaagagagagagagagagagagatacccactGGGAACAGCAGCGTGgtgcaggcagagccccagcaataacactggaggcaaaaataattttcttcaggagtagatagcataatggttattcaaagagtctCTTATAATTTTCTGTGAACAGTGCTTGCAGGAAATTTAAAGACATATATTTCAGACTCCAGAATATGTTAGTATTACTTTAGCACCTTGTAAAGTCACAAACTGACAGAGAAGGCCATCTTAACAGGATAATGCAGCTATCAAAAGTCAAATGAAATCTACAAAAGAACCAGCTATTATAATTTAgtacagggaagaaagaaaaaaaaagattaaaattctCACTTATCCCCCTTCCATGAAAGACAGCAACTTCTCTAAATGTATGGTCTTTATCTTCTGTCACTGCAGTGAGTCCCTCAACTGGGACACTAATACTGCAACACAAATGTAGGAAAATGTTTAAATCAAATAAATGTAAGCAAATGCTGTTTATGCATTTTTATGTATTATTCAGTATTTAGGATgcaagaggttttttgttttaagaagaagaagaaaaaaaaggtttgtgTCCTTCTGTTTCCTAAGTTTTTAAAAGGGGCTGggcaatgatgcacctggttgaacacacattaccatgcacaaagacacaaGTTCatgccctagttcccacctgtaaggggctTAAAGCTatgtcttgtgcatggtaacatgtgttgtcagtttctctcagtcctatcaaataaaaatgaataaataatactaTAATAAACTTACATAATTACAGGAAGAAAATCCTTTTTCAAATTATATATAGTGATTTTAGGAAAACTTACAAGGGCCCCTTAGAAACGAGAGGACATTTAAAACTCCTTACtttaggggctggacagtggtgtacccagttgagagcacatgttgccatctgcaaggacctgggttcaagtcccagtcctcacctgcagggggtgcagCATGAGGACTGAAGCagtttactttttccctttttattcccccttcctctctcaagttctctctgtcctatcaagtaaaatattcaacagacacacacacacacacaaatcctcacttttcaaaaattatttccaaaagaaataacatagaaTGCATTTTCATTCAAGATGCAATCACCTGGCCTACACTGTTTCATCCTATACTTGAACAAAATTTATAGCACTgcaagtacttttaaaaaaatattttaaaaaatatttacttatttccttttttgttgcccttgtttttatagtttagttattattcttgttattgatgtcgtcattgtttgataggacagagaaatggagagaggagaggaagacagagaggagagaaagacacctgaagcgactcccctgcaggtggggagccaggggcttgaacggggatctttACGCCCATCCtcatgcttcacgccatgtgcgcttaacctgctgcgctaccacctgactcccaatgcaAGTACTTTTCTAGGTCATTTATAGAAGCTACTTGCTGAAATTTATTAAAAGTCACTATATACTTTTCTGACCAACTCAACAATTTTTGGACAGGACACATATGTGTCCTAAGATTCACACTATGACTTAAGTGACATTATGTATGTTATGCTAGTCCCTTCGTGTGTGGGATTTGGAACCAAATATGAATTACTATTCCCTAACAGAATCTGGGATTACACAGAAAAGATATATATCATCTTTTAGATGAGGAACCAAAGTTCAAACTTTTACATTAAAAGTTACTGTCAAGTCTCAGCCATGTGACAACATACATGGAAACATACAAAACCACTCAGAAGAACTGATTTGCTTTTGAATTTATATTGTTTTTCCCATGTACGAAACCAGGTTTTTcctacaaaaaaacaaacaaaattgacCTGACAATCTTAACCAGAGGTTGTGTTGCAAAGAATCCCAATAGTCTTTCCCCACTCTATATAGCAAGTTACATTTTATTTTGGGAAATTAAACTTGCCATGTCACCAAAATCATCCTCTCTAAAATTTACATGAGCTGAGTACCAGGAGTTGGTTTTTAGTGGATAAAATTTCAGACTCAAGCACGAGGtcagagttcaatcccaggaATCATACTTGCCAGAGCAATGTgtattctatctctccttctctcactaataactttttttttaattacatgagCTGAGTACCAACAAAATAGAGCTGTGTTGGTACTCAGctcatgtaattaaaaaaaagttattagtgagagaaggagagatagagtacACATTGCTCTGGCAAGTGTGATTCACTTTACAGCCTGGCAACAACCTCACAAAAGAAACTTCAGTGCcatggtctctttcaccctctctgccttctgtttctctgaaaaatatagaaataagcCTTATTAGGTATAACCTTTGGTAATAAAGATGGTAGATTTAGTTCTAAACTAAAACAAAATCAGATACTCACAAGAACCTTTTGACCAAGCTCTCCCACCTCATGCTCTCTGTTGTTACTAACCTAACTTTCCCACTAATctgatatattttaatattacttTAAACTACAAGCGAAAAAAGCTTGGAAGTCAGGTAAACCTCCAATTTTTAAGTACAATCCTTTAGTCATTTAATAAATTCCAAATATGCTTCTAAACTGTGGAACTGAAACTTCCCCCAAAAGCCTATCTGTACCCCTTAACAACAGagtcactttattattttatttagatattCTGTGCCGCTGAGTACAAAGTTCAATGTTGTGAAAGAAACCCAAAGCAGATATTCTGTCTTCAAGCTCAAGagcttgaataaataaatacaattcagAGTAGAACCTgttatataacacacacacacacacacacacacacacacacacacacacacacacacgaatctgCAAATATAAAACTGC
The DNA window shown above is from Erinaceus europaeus chromosome 2, mEriEur2.1, whole genome shotgun sequence and carries:
- the LOC103128565 gene encoding cytochrome b-c1 complex subunit Rieske, mitochondrial — its product is MLSVAARSGPFAPVLSATSRGVAGALRPLLQAAVPATPEPPALDVKRPFLCRESLSGQAATRPLVASVGLNVPASVRYSHTDIRVPDFSDYRRSEVLDSTKSSKDSSEARKGFSYLVTATTTVGVAYAAKNVVSQFVSSMSASADVLAMSKIEIKLSDIPEGKNMAFKWRGKPLFVRHRTQKEIDQEAAVEMSQLRDPQHDLDRVKKPEWIILIGVCTHLGCVPIANAGDFGGYYCPCHGSHYDASGRIRKGPAPLNLEVPSYEFTSDDLVVVG